From a single Salmo salar chromosome ssa22, Ssal_v3.1, whole genome shotgun sequence genomic region:
- the LOC106583287 gene encoding arf-GAP with GTPase, ANK repeat and PH domain-containing protein 1 isoform X1, giving the protein MSHAGTLQRRTTYLISLTLVKVEAVGGDGVSIGPQPQRTLALGRAGVEGPEDEEDEKLSRTTEDERGHACAKVEGEGDTEMEEEEQEDVSFGGPVQEREKPEMKERESRGPGSSKDVTLETKSKESPLLPKNVKDQVKGLAGVSDVPSVGGLRREGTRPKTELYREPPMLFPRCEEGMGDPSNTLSRGSMPITVPPRLTQRPEVLMRSHAGGGAVSRRELREANQSMPPSAKSLDRKDNRIGDRSPMTAAVASLGPYRASWADSDGRSTLLRQGAPVGVGFADVVTRESPRGDRLKTGSTSLPAQPTPQMSKPPRKGKSRTLDNSDLHSLSEDLKKGKDSQGQGGTTQRPPARDRKMLKFISGIFTKSTPAPPCSNTAPPIYTPVQRGSSEEEAACGNSQEWTFSRTVQELRLGVLGGLRSGKSALVHRHMSGSYQPLENPEGGRYKKEVLVDGNSHILLIREETGPPDAQMASWVDGVILVFSLENEASFQEVYRNYSELGIHRNIAEIPFIVVGTQDKITSTNPRVIEDARARQLCSDVRRCTYYETCATYGLNVNRVFTEAAQKIMAVKKQAALLASCKSLPNSPSHSGGSTPVSGVFPGQASNGGQSSDYSSSLPSTPVISHKEIGGAAGGERLGSATPGSVRSAPRRRTGSRFTGRRGSDSERRSTDGKIGDLGSGRSIPIKQSILLKRSGNSLNKEWKKKYVTLSNNGMLSYHSSVNDYMQNVHGKEMDLLRVTVKVPGKRPPRAGAVPSCGPPPGLNDLVKDVQGPEGASAVPGSGSNLLPVEEGAGGGLSPGGNRGVQRCPSTLSNKPQSMDSAIEGVSRPSSYKDTGSASPMVDRKKHRRKKSMNQKGDVAIGQADAKRKMWKLKSFGSLRNINKTDEDNFDFLIVSSTGQTWHFEAQSVEERDSWVTAIERQILASLQLCESSKNKARKNSQSEAVALQAIRNAKGNSLCVDCEAPNPTWASLNLGALICIECSGIHRNLGTHLSRVRSLDLDDLPRELTLVLGAIGNHLANSIWEGRTLGRRKPTPDATREERESWIRAKYEQRLFVAPLALHSPSQGLEVNTLSASLLAAVMERDLPRLLLLLAHSTKDDINAPLPPGGHLSPPPPAASPSPPLEGSPRPPCSALHAACQLADVVMTQLLVWYGSDVRCRDAQGQTAITLARYAGSQECADILLQYGCPNEPAPSVTTTPSLSVATTPSLSRKSSAGSLSRSSSRRAVS; this is encoded by the exons ATGAGCCACGCGGGCACCCTACAGAGACGCACCACCTACCTCATCTCCCTTACCCTGGTCAAGGTCGAGGCCGTGGGGGGTGATGGAGTTTCCATCGGGCCCCAGCCACAACGGACCCTTGCTCTGGGGAGAGCAGGAGTGGAGGGcccagaggatgaggaggatgagaagCTGAGCAGGACcactgaggatgagagaggacaTGCATGTGccaaggtggagggagagggggacacggagatggaggaagaggagcaggaggacgtTAGCTTTGGGGGGCCTGTACAGGAGCGGGAGAAGCCTGAGATGAAGGAGCGAGAGAGTCGTGGTCCAGGCTCCTCAAAAGATGTCACGTTGGAGACTAAGAGCAAGGAGTCTCCCCTCTTACCGAAGAATGTGAAAGACCAAGTGAAAGGTCTTGCAGGGGTGTCAGATGTCCCCTCAGTGggagggctgaggagagagggaacccGCCCTAAAACAGAGCTCTATAGGGAGCCACCCATGCTGTTTCCAAGGTGCGAGGAAGGGATGGGCGACCCAAGCAACACCCTCTCCCGGGGCAGCATGCCCATCACCGTACCGCCCAGGCTCACCCAGAGACCCGAGGTCCTGATGAGGTCACATGCCGGGGGCGGGGCTGTAAGCCGGCGGGAGTTGAGGGAAGCCAATCAGAGTATGCCTCCATCCGCCAAGAGTCTGGACCGCAAAGACAACCGCATAGGGGACCGGTCTCCCATGACAGCTGCTGTGGCCTCTCTGGGACCTTACCGGGCGTCCTGGGCAGACAGTGATGGCAGGTCCACCCTCCTTCGCCAGGGAGCCCCCGTAGGGGTAGGGTTTGCGGACGTGGTGACCAGGGAAAGCCCCAGAGGGGACAGGCTGAAGACAGGCTCAACCTCCCTGCCAGCCCAACCCACCCCTCAGATGTCCAAGCCGCCGAGGAAGGGCAAGAGCCGCACTCTGGACAACAGTGACCTGCACtccctctctgaggacctgaagAAGGGGAAGGACAGCCAGGGTCAGGGGGGGACCACCCAGCGTCCCCCCGCCCGTGACCGCAAGATGCTCAAGTTCATCAGCGGGATCTTCACAAAAAGTACGCCTGCGCCTCCCTGCTCCAACACAGCACCCCCTATCTACACGCCCGTTCAGAGGGGTTCTAGTGAGGAGGAAG CGGCTTGCGGTAACAGTCAAGAATGGACCTTCAGTCGAACCGTCCAAGAGCTCCGTCTG GGGGTGTTGGGAGGTCTCCGCAGTGGGAAGTCAGCCCTGGTCCACAGACACATGAGCGGGAGCTACCAGCCCCTGGAGAACCCAGAAG GGGGCAGGTATAAGAAGGAGGTACTTGTTGATGGCAACAGTCACATTTTGCTGATCAGGGAGGAGACAGGACCCCCGGATGCACAG atgGCTAGCTGGGTGGACGGGGTCATCCTGGTCTTCAGTCTGGAGAACGAGGCCAGTTTCCAGGAAGTGTACAGGAACTACAGCGAGCTTGGCATCCACCGCAACATCGCTGAGATCCCCTTCATAGTGGTAGGAACCCAAG ATAAAATCACCAGCACCAACCCTCGGGTGATAGAGGATGCCAGGGCCAGACAGCTGTGTTCAGACGTCAGGCGCTGTACCTACTACGAGACCTGCGCTACCTACGGCCTCAACGTCAACCGCGTCTTCACCGAGG CTGCCCAGAAGATCATGGCAGTGAAGAAGCAGGCAGCTCTACTGGCCTCCTGTAAATCCCTGCCCAACTCCCCCAGTCACTCTGGAGGCTCTACCCCAGTGTCAGGAGTCTTCCCTGGTCAG gccagTAACGGTGGTCAGAGCAGTGACTACTCGTCCTCTCTGCCCTCCACCCCAGTGATCAGTCATAAGGAGATCGGTGGGGCAGCAGGGGGGGAGAGGCTGGGCAGCGCCACCCCAGGGTCTGTCCGCAGTGCCCCCCGGCGACGCACCGGCTCCCGCTTCACG ggccgtaggggcaGTGACTCGGAGAGGAGGAGTACAGATGGTAAGATAGGAGACTTGGGTAGTGGACGCTCCATCCCCATCAAACAG AGCATCCTGCTGAAGCGCAGTGGGAACTCCCTCAACAAGGAATGGAAGAAGAAATACGTCACGCTGTCCAACAACGGCATGCTCTCCTATCACTCCAGCGTCAAC GACTACATGCAGAACGTCCATGGGAAAGAGATGGACCTGCTGAGGGTGACTGTGAAGGTGCCAGGGAAACGCCCGCCCCGTGCTGGTGCCGTCCCTTCCTGTGGCCCTCCGCCCGGCCTCAACGACCTGGTCAAAGACGTCCAGGGGCCTGAGGGGGCCAGCGCTG TCCCTGGTAGTGGTAGTAACCTCCTGCCAGTAGAGGAGGGGGCGGGAGGAGGGTTGTCTcctggggggaacagaggggtgcAGCGctgcccctctactctctctaacAAGCCCCAAAGCATGG ACTCTGCCATCGAGGGGGTGTCCAGACCCTCCTCCTATAAAGATACAGGCTCAGCCTCCCCAATGGTTGACAGGAAGAAGCATCGCAGGAAGAAGAGCATGAACCAGAAAGGAGACGTAGCCATTGGCCAAGCAGATG CAAAGCGCAAAATGTGGAAACTAAAAAGCTTTGGTAGCTTAAGAAACATAAACAAGACAG ATGAGGATAACTTTGACTTTCTGATCGTGTCGAGCACGGGCCAGACGTGGCACTTCGAGGCCCAGAGTGTGGAGGAGAGGGACTCCTGGGTGACGGCCATCGAGAGACAGATCCTGGCCAGCCTGCAGCTGTGTGAGAGTAGCAAGAACAAG gCTCGTAAGAACAGCCAGAGTGAAGCTGTGGCACTGCAGGCTATCCGTAACGCCAAGGGCAACAGTCTCTGTGTGGACTGTGAAGCACCTA ACCCAACATGGGCCAGTCTGAACCTGGGGGCTCTGATCTGCATTGAGTGTTCAGGAATCCACAGGAACCTGGGCACCCACCTGTCCCGCGTCCGCTCTCTGGACCTGGACGACCTGCCCAGAGAACTCACCCTGGTGCTGGGTGCCATCGGCAACCACCTGGCCAACAGCATCTGGGAGGGACGTACACTGGGCCGCCGAAAACCCACGCCCGACGCCACCCG AGAGGAGCGGGAGTCATGGATCCGGGCCAAGTACGAGCAGAGGTTGTTTGTGGCTCCGCTGGCCCTGCACTCCCCcagtcaggggttagaggtcaacaCGCTGTCAGCCAGTCTGCTGGCGGCCGTGATGGAGAGGGACCTCCCCCGCCTGCTCCTTCTCCTGGCCCATAGCACCAAGGACGACATCAATGCCCCCCTTCCCCCAGGGGGtcacctctctccacccccccctgCTGCCTCCCCCAGCCCTCCCCTGGAGGGCTCCCCGCGGCCGCCTTGCTCCGCACTGCACGCCGCCTGCCAGCTCGCCGACGTGGTCATGACCCAGCTGCTGGTCTGG TATGGCAGTGATGTGAGGTGTCGGGACGCCCAGGGGCAGACGGCCATCACGTTGGCACGTTATGCTGGCAGTCAGGAGTGTGCTGACATCCTCCTGCAGTATGGCTGCCCCAACGAGCCCGCCCCTTCGGTTACCACGACACCAAGCCTCTCGGTCGCCACGACACCCAGCCTTTCCCGCAAGAGCAGCGCCGGCAGCCTCAGCCGCAGCAGCTCCAGAAGAGCAGTGTCTTAA